From the Thermodesulfobacteriota bacterium genome, one window contains:
- a CDS encoding YifB family Mg chelatase-like AAA ATPase, whose amino-acid sequence MLAKLLSSAVIGIDAYFVEVEVDITSGLPTFATVGLPEASVKESKERVKSAIKNSGYSFPDDRITVNLAPANIKKEGTGFDLPIAVGILAATGIVPQNSINPYLVLGELSLDGRIKPVNGSLPMALAAKKAGYAGIVVPYDNRREASVVKDISVFPVKTLHQVVDFFRGFKLIKPEKVDISGIFKHNTQPEIDFCEVMGQEHVKRAMEIAAAGGHNLIMVGPPGSGKTMLARRLPTILPPITFDEAIETTKIFSVVGMLKKSQALVTERPFRSPHHTISDAGLIGGGHIPRPGEVSLAHNGVLFLDELPEYKKHVLEVLRQPLEDLQVTISRAASTITYPSSFMLVAAMNPCPCGYLSDPKHECRCTYSQIHKYRSKISGPLLDRIDIHVEVPAVPYKDLMGDSDAEPSEEIRKRVESARTIQSARFSRTKIYCNAQMSSRHIKKYCGIDEASADLLESAIDKLGLSARAYNRILKIARTIADLERQADIQVDHISEAIQYRSLDRKKRIS is encoded by the coding sequence TTGCTGGCAAAATTATTAAGCAGCGCGGTGATTGGAATTGATGCATATTTTGTGGAAGTGGAAGTGGATATCACCTCAGGGCTTCCAACCTTTGCCACTGTCGGGCTTCCGGAAGCTTCGGTAAAGGAAAGCAAGGAACGGGTTAAGTCTGCCATTAAAAATTCAGGTTACAGTTTCCCTGATGACAGAATTACGGTAAATTTAGCCCCGGCCAACATAAAAAAAGAGGGAACCGGTTTTGATCTGCCCATTGCAGTGGGAATTTTAGCTGCAACCGGAATCGTTCCTCAAAACAGCATTAATCCATATCTTGTATTGGGTGAACTTTCTTTAGACGGTCGAATCAAACCGGTAAACGGCTCCCTTCCCATGGCTCTGGCAGCAAAAAAGGCGGGGTATGCAGGTATCGTTGTTCCGTATGACAACAGACGGGAAGCGTCCGTGGTAAAAGACATTTCTGTTTTCCCGGTAAAAACGCTGCACCAGGTGGTGGACTTTTTTCGCGGTTTTAAACTGATCAAGCCTGAAAAGGTTGATATTTCCGGTATATTTAAACATAACACCCAACCAGAGATTGATTTTTGCGAGGTCATGGGCCAGGAGCATGTGAAGCGGGCCATGGAAATTGCCGCCGCCGGTGGCCACAACCTGATCATGGTGGGTCCGCCAGGCTCAGGAAAAACCATGCTGGCCCGACGCCTCCCCACCATACTTCCTCCGATTACATTTGATGAGGCCATAGAAACCACTAAAATTTTCAGCGTGGTTGGAATGCTCAAGAAAAGCCAGGCCCTGGTTACCGAAAGACCTTTCAGATCACCCCATCATACCATATCAGATGCCGGCTTAATCGGTGGCGGGCATATTCCGAGACCCGGTGAGGTCAGCCTGGCCCATAATGGGGTTTTATTTTTAGATGAACTTCCCGAATACAAAAAGCACGTGCTGGAGGTGTTACGTCAGCCTTTGGAGGATCTTCAAGTCACCATTTCCAGGGCAGCCTCAACCATTACCTATCCATCCAGTTTTATGCTTGTCGCCGCCATGAACCCTTGCCCCTGTGGATATTTATCTGATCCGAAACATGAATGCAGGTGCACTTATAGCCAGATTCACAAATACCGGTCAAAGATTTCCGGTCCGCTGCTCGACAGAATAGACATTCATGTGGAAGTGCCTGCAGTCCCCTACAAGGACCTGATGGGAGACTCGGATGCTGAGCCGTCGGAAGAAATAAGAAAACGGGTGGAATCGGCTCGAACCATTCAATCCGCAAGATTTTCGCGCACAAAAATTTACTGCAACGCCCAGATGAGCAGCCGCCATATAAAAAAATACTGCGGAATCGATGAGGCCTCTGCCGACCTCCTTGAATCCGCAATTGACAAACTCGGTCTTTCCGCCCGTGCATACAACCGTATCCTTAAGATTGCACGAACCATTGCAGACCTCGAACGTCAGGCAGATATCCAGGTTGACCATATCTCAGAGGCAATACAGTACCGCAGCCTGGACAGGAAGAAACGAATTTCGTAA
- the glpA gene encoding anaerobic glycerol-3-phosphate dehydrogenase subunit GlpA, with protein MLKTQVLIIGGGITGAGIVRDLTLRGIECILAEKSDINAGASGANHGLLHSGARYVAGDLVNAKECREEGNILKKLAPHCVEDTGGLFVAVEGDDEKYVADFPGLCSKCGIPTKDLDIKEVLEMEPSLSDKLIAAYQVPDAAVDPFKLSLDNIYQALDLGSTLLRHSKVTGFTIKKNRILVTKLQNMLTGEQFNIEAVQVVNAAGAWAKEVAALAGCTINLLYSKGSLLVTHNRIAQRVINRLRPSSNADILVPGGTVSILGTTSVTIDTLDQVFPTVEETDYIVSEATAMIPQLERTRFIRAYAGVRPLLGTKAGADDRSVSRGFSLIDHLEDGLENFASITGGKLSTYRLMAEKTANLICNRLGVSRPCLTRTDPLTPAGAARWTKPGLAPKVWMKQHDPEDIMLCECEMVPKSVVDSIVESIHKQNGKPDLKAIGLRSRIGKGACQGTFCGLRTCAYLYDTDELQADEGLTSLREFVNERWRGVRPLLWDTPLIQAELQEALYCGLMGIEL; from the coding sequence ATGCTGAAAACACAGGTGCTGATTATTGGAGGAGGAATCACCGGCGCCGGTATTGTCCGAGACCTTACTCTTCGTGGGATTGAATGCATTCTTGCGGAGAAGAGTGATATCAACGCAGGAGCATCCGGTGCCAATCACGGACTGTTACACAGCGGTGCGCGTTATGTGGCAGGTGATTTGGTAAATGCCAAGGAGTGCCGGGAAGAGGGAAATATTTTAAAGAAACTGGCCCCCCATTGCGTAGAGGATACCGGCGGGCTGTTTGTGGCGGTTGAAGGAGATGATGAAAAGTATGTCGCCGATTTTCCCGGTTTATGTTCCAAGTGCGGTATTCCGACCAAGGATTTAGACATCAAAGAAGTGCTTGAAATGGAGCCTTCCCTTTCCGATAAACTAATCGCCGCATACCAGGTGCCGGATGCAGCCGTTGACCCTTTTAAACTCTCTTTGGACAACATTTACCAGGCTCTGGATCTTGGCTCCACCCTGCTTCGCCATTCAAAAGTCACCGGGTTTACCATAAAGAAAAATCGTATTCTGGTCACAAAGCTGCAAAACATGCTGACCGGTGAACAGTTTAACATTGAGGCCGTGCAGGTGGTTAACGCCGCCGGAGCATGGGCAAAGGAAGTGGCTGCCCTTGCCGGTTGCACCATCAACCTCCTGTATTCTAAAGGGAGTCTCCTAGTGACACACAACCGGATTGCGCAGCGGGTGATCAATCGCCTGAGGCCTTCCTCTAACGCTGATATCCTGGTTCCCGGCGGAACGGTCTCCATTTTAGGCACCACTTCCGTTACCATAGACACATTGGACCAGGTTTTTCCCACTGTTGAGGAAACCGATTATATTGTAAGTGAAGCCACCGCCATGATTCCCCAACTGGAAAGAACACGGTTTATTCGCGCATATGCAGGTGTCCGACCCCTGTTAGGAACAAAGGCCGGGGCCGATGACCGCAGCGTCAGTCGTGGGTTTTCTTTGATTGATCATCTAGAAGACGGTTTGGAAAATTTTGCTTCAATCACCGGTGGCAAACTTTCCACCTACCGGTTAATGGCGGAAAAAACGGCGAATCTTATCTGCAATCGGCTGGGTGTTTCCCGTCCCTGTCTGACCCGAACAGATCCCCTTACGCCGGCCGGAGCCGCCCGGTGGACAAAACCCGGTCTGGCTCCAAAGGTGTGGATGAAACAACATGACCCGGAAGATATCATGCTGTGTGAATGCGAAATGGTGCCCAAAAGTGTGGTGGACAGCATCGTGGAATCTATCCATAAACAAAACGGAAAACCGGACCTGAAGGCCATCGGGCTTCGCAGCAGGATTGGCAAGGGGGCCTGTCAGGGTACTTTCTGCGGTCTCAGAACTTGTGCGTATCTTTACGATACAGATGAACTGCAAGCAGATGAGGGCTTAACCAGTCTAAGGGAATTTGTCAATGAACGATGGCGTGGTGTGCGGCCTTTGCTCTGGGATACGCCGCTTATCCAGGCGGAATTACAGGAAGCCCTTTACTGCGGCCTGATGGGAATTGAATTGTAG
- a CDS encoding YkgJ family cysteine cluster protein, which produces MDIPGKKANIEPVRLGPESRFKFKCHKDVKCFTQCCKGISITLTPYDIIRLKNRLGLSSEEFLAIYTEPHILEKTDLPIVTLKLIDGETSDSDRKACPFVREDGCIIYEDRPTTCRYYPLGVATLSHKEGSDDDGFYFFVNEPHCLGFEEDKEWTVNKWRKDQGVDIHDDINAQWTDLVVRKRSFPPNIKLTDQAKQMFFMVSYNIDKFREFVFESSFLKRFDIDEKILEKIQNDEIELLQFGVEWLKGILFKQTDPQKQAADGRMKPGNNKA; this is translated from the coding sequence ATGGATATACCAGGTAAAAAAGCAAATATCGAACCGGTCAGGCTGGGGCCTGAAAGCAGGTTTAAGTTTAAATGCCATAAAGATGTTAAATGTTTTACCCAATGCTGCAAAGGAATCAGTATTACCCTCACTCCCTATGACATTATCAGGCTCAAAAATCGTCTTGGCCTTTCCTCCGAAGAATTTTTAGCCATTTATACCGAGCCACATATTTTAGAAAAGACCGATCTTCCTATTGTAACACTTAAGCTGATAGATGGCGAAACATCTGATTCAGACAGGAAAGCCTGCCCATTTGTAAGGGAGGATGGATGCATCATATATGAAGACAGACCCACCACATGTCGGTATTATCCTTTAGGTGTGGCGACTTTAAGCCATAAGGAAGGTTCAGACGATGACGGATTCTATTTTTTTGTTAATGAGCCCCATTGCCTTGGATTTGAAGAGGATAAAGAGTGGACGGTTAATAAATGGCGAAAGGACCAGGGGGTGGATATCCACGATGATATCAATGCACAGTGGACGGACCTGGTGGTAAGAAAACGATCATTTCCTCCGAATATCAAGCTTACGGACCAGGCCAAGCAGATGTTTTTCATGGTAAGCTATAACATCGATAAATTCAGGGAGTTTGTTTTTGAGAGTTCGTTCCTTAAGCGATTTGATATAGATGAAAAAATCCTGGAAAAAATACAAAATGATGAAATAGAACTGCTGCAATTTGGGGTTGAATGGCTGAAGGGAATCCTCTTTAAACAAACCGACCCGCAGAAGCAGGCAGCGGACGGCAGAATGAAGCCGGGAAATAACAAGGCTTGA
- a CDS encoding HAD-IIB family hydrolase, which translates to MNPFNEFPKHLKSTIRFVLTDIDDTLTIKGRLPAVVFTAMENLHQAGIQVLPITGRPAGWCDHIARMWPVDGVIGENGAFYFRYEDTQKKMIRRYFKPEKERKQDWKKLEKLKQEILEKIPGCRVSADQAYREADLAIDFCEDVPPLPVKDIDRIVRLFNQAGAQAKISSIHVNGWFGNYDKLSMTRFLFEEVFQVHLEAIKNKVIFTGDSPNDSPMFAYFPHSVGVANVMHFKGRMECNPAWVTEKEGGYGFAEMVDFLLL; encoded by the coding sequence ATGAATCCTTTTAATGAGTTTCCCAAGCACTTAAAATCAACCATTCGTTTTGTTCTAACCGACATTGACGATACCCTTACCATAAAGGGTCGACTTCCTGCGGTGGTATTTACCGCCATGGAAAATCTTCACCAAGCAGGCATTCAAGTCCTCCCGATTACCGGACGCCCTGCCGGATGGTGCGATCATATTGCCAGAATGTGGCCGGTGGATGGTGTTATTGGAGAAAACGGCGCTTTCTATTTCAGATATGAAGACACCCAAAAAAAAATGATTCGACGATACTTCAAACCTGAAAAAGAAAGAAAACAGGACTGGAAAAAGCTGGAAAAGCTAAAACAGGAAATCTTGGAAAAAATTCCGGGCTGTCGGGTTTCCGCTGATCAGGCCTATCGTGAAGCAGATCTTGCCATCGATTTTTGCGAAGATGTTCCACCGCTTCCTGTAAAAGATATTGACCGGATTGTACGACTATTTAACCAGGCAGGTGCCCAGGCAAAGATAAGCTCCATTCATGTAAACGGCTGGTTCGGAAATTATGACAAACTTTCCATGACCCGGTTCCTTTTTGAAGAAGTTTTTCAAGTGCATCTTGAAGCAATTAAAAACAAAGTTATTTTTACCGGGGACTCCCCCAACGATTCTCCCATGTTTGCTTATTTTCCTCATTCCGTGGGTGTTGCCAATGTGATGCATTTTAAAGGAAGAATGGAATGTAACCCTGCCTGGGTAACGGAAAAGGAAGGTGGATACGGTTTTGCCGAGATGGTGGACTTTCTCCTTTTGTGA
- a CDS encoding TIGR00266 family protein: protein MKSHKVDYKVMGDDIQIVEVELDPGETVIAEAGVMNYMDDGITFEAKMGDGSKPDGGLFGKLMDAGKRAITGESIFLTHFTNSGTGKKSVAFAAPYPGKIIPIDMTKVNGELLCQKDAFLCAALGTEVGIAFTKRLGVGFFGGEGFILQRLRGDGMAFVHAGGTVIKKKLNNDTIRVDTGCIVAFTSGINYDIERAGSLKSMFFGGEGLFLATLSGTGVVLLQSLPFSRMADRIFQHAPSAGGSRKGEGSILGGIGDLIGGK, encoded by the coding sequence GTGAAAAGCCATAAAGTCGATTACAAGGTGATGGGCGACGATATCCAAATCGTTGAAGTTGAGCTTGACCCGGGCGAAACCGTAATAGCTGAGGCCGGAGTAATGAATTACATGGATGATGGAATCACCTTCGAAGCCAAAATGGGTGACGGGTCCAAACCGGATGGCGGTCTTTTTGGCAAGCTGATGGATGCAGGCAAACGCGCGATTACAGGCGAGTCCATCTTTTTAACCCATTTTACCAATTCGGGCACTGGGAAAAAGAGTGTGGCCTTTGCCGCACCCTATCCTGGTAAAATTATACCCATTGACATGACCAAGGTCAATGGAGAACTGCTGTGCCAGAAAGATGCCTTTCTTTGCGCCGCCCTTGGCACTGAAGTCGGTATTGCCTTTACAAAACGACTCGGGGTTGGTTTTTTTGGCGGAGAGGGATTCATTCTCCAGCGTCTCAGGGGAGATGGCATGGCTTTTGTGCATGCAGGCGGCACCGTAATCAAAAAAAAACTGAACAACGACACCATTCGGGTCGACACCGGTTGCATCGTGGCATTTACCTCGGGAATAAATTACGATATCGAGCGTGCAGGCAGCCTTAAGTCCATGTTTTTCGGGGGAGAAGGTTTGTTCCTGGCAACACTTAGCGGGACAGGGGTTGTGCTGTTACAAAGTCTTCCTTTTTCGCGAATGGCGGACCGTATTTTCCAGCATGCGCCATCTGCAGGTGGAAGCCGCAAGGGTGAAGGATCTATTTTGGGCGGTATCGGGGACCTGATAGGCGGCAAATAG
- a CDS encoding ABC transporter ATP-binding protein: MAFIEIQNLFKHFKKVVAINHIQLEVKKGEMLTLLGPSGCGKTTTLRCIAGLERPDEGDIVIDGKPMLSQGFVQPSKRGIGMVFQNYAVWPHMKVYNNIVYGLKLQKLSRQSIKEKAQKVLELVGLDGLEDRYPSQLSGGQQQRVALARALVGNPKVLLLDEPLSNLDAKLREELRFEIKSLVRRMGITSVYVTHDQAEAMVISDRVAVMESGNIIQIGPPEEIYEKPANRFVADFIGTMNFISGETVEVVPNSNKVYVRTEFSEKMLCSMPDSRAMKTGEKVYASIRPEDVEIVTEPPQTGENLFKGTIAHRAYLGNFLYFFVSVNDTMIRVQVPHYLPQEEGQELHLFLNPKKCMILV, translated from the coding sequence ATGGCATTCATAGAGATTCAAAACCTTTTTAAACACTTTAAGAAAGTGGTGGCCATTAATCACATTCAGCTGGAAGTGAAGAAGGGCGAAATGTTGACACTGCTCGGGCCCAGCGGTTGCGGCAAAACAACCACCCTGCGCTGCATTGCCGGGTTGGAAAGGCCGGACGAGGGAGATATCGTTATTGACGGTAAGCCGATGCTTTCACAGGGATTTGTCCAGCCCTCTAAAAGGGGCATCGGTATGGTGTTCCAAAACTATGCCGTGTGGCCCCATATGAAGGTATACAATAACATTGTCTATGGCTTGAAACTTCAAAAGTTGTCCAGGCAGAGCATTAAGGAAAAAGCGCAAAAAGTTTTGGAGTTGGTGGGTTTGGATGGTTTGGAAGACAGATATCCGTCCCAATTAAGCGGTGGCCAACAGCAACGGGTCGCGCTGGCGCGGGCTCTCGTGGGCAATCCCAAAGTGCTGCTTTTAGATGAGCCGCTGAGTAATCTGGATGCCAAGCTCAGAGAAGAATTGAGATTTGAGATAAAGAGTCTGGTCAGGCGAATGGGCATCACTTCAGTCTATGTGACTCACGATCAAGCCGAAGCGATGGTGATCTCTGACCGTGTGGCCGTTATGGAATCAGGGAACATAATACAAATCGGCCCTCCGGAGGAGATCTATGAAAAGCCTGCCAACCGGTTTGTTGCCGATTTCATCGGTACCATGAATTTTATTTCCGGAGAAACTGTTGAGGTGGTACCGAATTCTAATAAGGTTTACGTACGTACTGAATTCAGCGAAAAAATGCTGTGCTCCATGCCGGACAGCAGGGCAATGAAAACCGGCGAAAAAGTTTACGCATCCATACGTCCGGAGGATGTGGAAATAGTTACGGAACCTCCCCAAACGGGGGAAAATCTGTTCAAGGGGACGATTGCCCACAGGGCATATCTGGGTAACTTCCTGTATTTTTTCGTAAGCGTAAATGACACGATGATCAGGGTGCAGGTTCCCCATTACCTTCCACAGGAAGAAGGGCAGGAACTCCATTTGTTTCTAAATCCAAAAAAATGTATGATCCTTGTCTAA
- the glpK gene encoding glycerol kinase GlpK: MTKRYVIALDQGTTSSRAVLFGSRGRIEGITLKEFTQHFPRSGWVEHDPMEIWESQWEVFQQLVNERKVNPSDIAAIGITNQRETTVVWDKNSGEPVFNAIVWQDRRTASICEFLKSKGLEDYVRQNTGLVIDAYFSGTKIKWILDNVKGARERAEKGELLFGTIDTWLIWKLTHGKVHATDYSNASRTLLYNIRELKWDPALLKALDVPDTMLPEVRDSSGNFGELEYKGVKIPISGVAGDQQAALFGQICFEEGMAKNTYGTGCFLLMNTGEEPVFSQSGLITTIAWGIGGHIQYALEGSVFVAGAAIQWLRDGLKIIDTASASEELGRQAMDEEGVYVVPAFVGLGAPYWDMYARGAIFGLTRDTGREHITKATLESVAFQTRDVLDAMQADSGIELKKLQVDGGASANNFLMQFQADIIGVAVERPEVIESTALGAAYLAGMAVGLWEKEQISANRKIDQSFLPLMDETKRQTLYAGWQKAVKRSMGWIEA, translated from the coding sequence ATGACGAAAAGATATGTCATCGCACTTGACCAGGGGACTACCAGTTCCAGGGCGGTGCTGTTTGGCAGTCGGGGTAGAATTGAGGGTATTACACTAAAAGAATTCACCCAGCACTTCCCTCGGTCGGGTTGGGTTGAGCATGATCCCATGGAAATATGGGAATCCCAGTGGGAAGTGTTCCAACAGCTTGTCAATGAGCGGAAGGTTAATCCCTCTGATATCGCAGCAATTGGCATTACCAACCAGAGAGAAACGACGGTAGTGTGGGATAAAAACTCTGGAGAACCCGTCTTTAACGCCATCGTGTGGCAGGACAGGAGAACCGCCTCAATCTGTGAATTTTTAAAATCAAAGGGTTTGGAAGATTATGTTCGTCAAAATACCGGACTGGTGATTGATGCCTATTTTTCCGGTACCAAGATCAAATGGATATTGGATAATGTCAAAGGTGCTCGGGAAAGAGCGGAGAAAGGAGAATTATTATTCGGCACCATTGACACGTGGTTGATCTGGAAACTGACCCACGGAAAAGTGCATGCCACCGATTATTCAAATGCCTCACGTACTTTATTATATAATATCAGAGAGTTGAAATGGGACCCCGCTCTCCTCAAAGCGTTGGACGTGCCTGACACGATGCTGCCTGAAGTTCGGGATTCCTCGGGGAATTTTGGAGAACTGGAATATAAGGGAGTAAAAATTCCCATCAGCGGTGTGGCCGGCGACCAGCAGGCGGCCCTGTTTGGTCAGATCTGTTTTGAGGAAGGTATGGCCAAGAACACTTATGGAACGGGTTGCTTTCTTTTGATGAATACGGGAGAAGAACCTGTTTTCAGCCAATCCGGCCTGATAACGACCATCGCATGGGGAATTGGTGGACATATCCAATATGCACTGGAGGGCAGCGTCTTTGTTGCCGGCGCTGCCATACAATGGCTGAGAGACGGGCTGAAAATTATAGATACAGCGTCCGCATCAGAGGAGCTTGGCAGGCAGGCCATGGACGAAGAAGGTGTTTATGTGGTTCCTGCTTTTGTGGGCCTGGGAGCTCCTTATTGGGATATGTATGCTAGAGGCGCGATTTTTGGTCTTACCAGAGATACCGGCAGGGAACATATCACTAAAGCCACCTTGGAATCTGTGGCTTTCCAGACCAGGGATGTTCTGGATGCCATGCAAGCAGACTCAGGTATTGAGCTTAAAAAACTGCAAGTTGACGGCGGGGCTTCCGCCAACAACTTTCTCATGCAATTTCAAGCCGACATCATTGGTGTGGCGGTTGAAAGGCCTGAAGTCATCGAGTCCACAGCCCTGGGTGCGGCCTACCTTGCCGGAATGGCGGTAGGGCTGTGGGAGAAGGAGCAGATTTCCGCAAACAGAAAAATCGATCAGTCATTTCTCCCCTTGATGGATGAGACCAAAAGGCAAACCCTGTATGCTGGCTGGCAAAAAGCGGTAAAGCGTAGTATGGGCTGGATAGAAGCTTGA
- the glpB gene encoding glycerol-3-phosphate dehydrogenase subunit GlpB: MSNDNREINCDLAVIGAGMAGMASALFASSRGVSTVLAGLTSEIIFASGLIDLMGVHPIGDGKVWENPWEAIQALISDIPNHPFAKINKNDIHGALEEFLSFMSDAGLPYDRHENRNAKIMTPAGTVKHTYGVPQTMWNGVLALEQKCPCLIIDIRGLRGFSARQITETLKSSWPDLRHARISFPHTDHLEEVYLEPVARSLALAENRKALARIIHLHVKDSAMIGFPTIFGINHSVEIFHDLQEMIGVPIFEIPTMPPSITGLRIKEAFETQLPNQGVQLLLQKKVLKVHHNKGGFILDAGGPETEYTLKAKGIILASGRFLGRGLRAERKQIRESIFDLPVFQEGERKNWHSHDFLDPKGHLINTAGLEIDDKFRPLDSSGKPAFNKLFAAGSILAHQDWMRMKCGSGLAIASAYAAVNAFKEQK, from the coding sequence ATGAGCAACGATAACCGGGAAATAAACTGTGACCTGGCAGTTATCGGCGCTGGTATGGCCGGAATGGCGTCGGCCCTGTTTGCTTCCAGCCGCGGAGTCTCCACGGTACTGGCAGGATTGACCAGTGAAATTATTTTTGCCAGCGGGCTGATTGATCTGATGGGGGTGCATCCAATAGGTGACGGCAAAGTCTGGGAAAACCCGTGGGAGGCGATTCAGGCGTTAATCAGTGATATCCCCAACCATCCTTTTGCAAAAATAAACAAAAATGACATCCATGGGGCTTTGGAAGAATTTCTATCCTTTATGAGTGATGCAGGCCTCCCCTATGACCGGCATGAAAATCGTAACGCAAAAATAATGACTCCGGCGGGAACCGTTAAGCATACCTATGGTGTACCTCAAACCATGTGGAACGGTGTCCTGGCCCTGGAACAAAAATGCCCCTGCCTTATCATTGATATCAGAGGACTGAGAGGATTCAGCGCCCGACAGATCACAGAAACCTTAAAATCTTCCTGGCCGGATTTGCGTCATGCACGTATTTCATTTCCCCATACCGATCATCTGGAAGAAGTATACCTGGAACCTGTGGCCAGATCCCTGGCACTTGCTGAAAATCGCAAAGCCCTGGCACGGATTATCCACCTCCATGTAAAAGATTCAGCAATGATAGGATTTCCGACCATTTTTGGCATTAACCATTCGGTTGAAATTTTTCACGATTTGCAGGAGATGATCGGTGTTCCGATTTTCGAAATTCCCACCATGCCGCCATCTATTACAGGTCTTCGCATCAAGGAGGCTTTTGAAACGCAACTTCCCAACCAAGGTGTTCAGCTTCTGTTGCAAAAAAAGGTTTTGAAGGTCCACCATAACAAAGGTGGCTTCATACTCGACGCCGGAGGTCCTGAAACAGAATATACCTTAAAGGCAAAGGGAATCATACTGGCAAGCGGCCGGTTTTTAGGCAGAGGGCTGCGGGCAGAAAGAAAACAAATCAGGGAATCCATTTTTGATCTCCCGGTTTTTCAGGAGGGTGAGAGAAAAAACTGGCACAGTCATGATTTTCTGGACCCCAAGGGGCATTTGATCAATACGGCTGGACTGGAAATTGATGATAAGTTTCGCCCCCTGGACAGCTCCGGCAAACCGGCCTTTAATAAACTTTTTGCCGCAGGGTCCATATTGGCACATCAGGACTGGATGCGGATGAAGTGCGGGTCCGGACTGGCCATCGCTTCAGCCTATGCCGCAGTAAATGCTTTTAAAGAACAAAAATAA